The Candidatus Pantoea soli genome window below encodes:
- a CDS encoding amino acid ABC transporter permease produces MSQRPTVKRDFSFGNPTVRAWLYQIIAIVAVVAVVGYLIHNTVINLANRGITSGFGFLERSAGFGIVQHLIAYTEGDTYARVFLVGLTNTLLVSALCIVFASILGFAIGLARLSDNWLLRKLSTIYIETFRNIPPLLQIFFWYFAVLRNLPGPRQALNAFDLAFVSNRGLYIPWPEYAPGTWPFVIALALAALASLALFRFNRKHQLRTGQLRRTWPAAAALLVLLPLIAHTLFGAATHWDVPELRGFNFRGGFAMIPELAALTLALSIYTSSFIAEVIRAGIQSVPQGQSEAARSLGLPNPVTLRQVIIPQAMRVIIPPLTSQYLNIVKNSSLAAAIGYPDMVSLFAGTVLNQTGQAIETIAITMAVYLIISLIISLLMNLYNRKIALVER; encoded by the coding sequence TCGGTAATCCTACGGTTCGCGCCTGGCTTTACCAGATTATCGCGATTGTGGCCGTGGTCGCGGTTGTGGGATACCTGATCCACAATACCGTTATCAATCTGGCCAATCGCGGCATTACTTCCGGCTTTGGATTTCTGGAGCGCAGTGCCGGATTCGGCATCGTCCAGCATCTGATCGCCTACACCGAGGGTGATACTTACGCCCGTGTGTTTCTGGTGGGACTGACCAACACGCTGCTGGTTTCTGCGCTCTGTATTGTTTTCGCGTCGATACTGGGGTTTGCCATTGGTCTGGCCCGTCTCTCCGATAACTGGCTGCTGCGTAAGCTATCAACCATTTATATCGAGACCTTCCGCAATATTCCGCCGCTGCTGCAAATCTTCTTCTGGTACTTTGCCGTACTGCGTAACCTGCCCGGCCCGCGCCAGGCGCTGAACGCTTTCGATCTGGCCTTTGTCAGCAATCGCGGACTCTATATTCCGTGGCCAGAGTATGCGCCCGGCACCTGGCCGTTCGTGATTGCGCTGGCGCTGGCAGCGCTCGCCAGCCTGGCGCTGTTTCGCTTCAACCGCAAACACCAGCTCAGGACCGGCCAGCTGCGCCGTACCTGGCCGGCAGCCGCGGCCCTGCTTGTGCTGTTGCCGCTGATCGCACATACCCTGTTTGGTGCAGCCACGCACTGGGATGTGCCGGAACTGCGCGGGTTTAACTTCCGCGGCGGCTTCGCCATGATCCCGGAGCTGGCAGCGCTGACGCTGGCGCTGTCGATCTATACCTCCTCTTTCATCGCGGAAGTGATTCGCGCCGGTATCCAGTCGGTTCCGCAGGGCCAGAGTGAAGCGGCACGTTCGCTGGGCCTGCCTAATCCGGTGACGCTGCGCCAGGTCATTATCCCGCAGGCAATGCGGGTGATTATCCCGCCGCTGACCAGCCAGTACCTGAACATCGTCAAGAACTCCTCGCTGGCGGCTGCCATTGGCTATCCGGACATGGTGTCGCTGTTTGCCGGTACGGTACTGAATCAGACCGGTCAGGCGATCGAAACTATCGCAATCACCATGGCGGTTTATCTGATTATCAGCCTGATTATTTCACTGCTGATGAACCTCTATAACCGCAAAATTGCGCTGGTTGAGCGTTAA
- a CDS encoding amino acid ABC transporter permease, protein MSVTTHETPPVANNPLSKAWLWARKNLFSSWLNTLLTLLSLWIIWSVIPPALNWLIFQANWLGETRADCTKEGACWVFIHARFGQFMYGLYPHELRWRINLALVIGLLSIVPMFIRTLPRRGRYIACWAVIYPLTVWLLMYGGYFGLERVETRQWGGLTLTLIIASVGIAGALPLGILLALGRRSKMPVVRTLSVIFIEFWRGVPLITVLFMSSVMLPLFMAEGTTIDKLVRALVGVILFQSAYVAEVVRGGLQALPKGQYEAAESLALGYWKTQALVILPQALKLTIPGLVNTIIALFKDTSLVIIIGLFDLFSSVQQATVDPTWLGMSTEGYVFAALVYWIFCFSMSRYSQYLEKRFHTGRKSH, encoded by the coding sequence ATGTCTGTTACCACACACGAAACACCGCCGGTGGCGAATAATCCGCTCAGTAAAGCGTGGCTCTGGGCGCGTAAAAATCTCTTCTCCAGCTGGCTGAATACCCTGTTGACGCTGCTTAGCCTGTGGATTATCTGGAGCGTGATTCCGCCTGCGCTCAACTGGCTGATTTTCCAGGCCAACTGGCTGGGCGAAACCCGTGCCGACTGCACCAAAGAAGGTGCCTGCTGGGTGTTTATCCATGCCCGCTTTGGCCAGTTTATGTATGGGCTCTATCCGCATGAGCTGCGCTGGCGCATTAATCTGGCGCTGGTGATAGGTCTGCTGTCGATCGTGCCGATGTTTATCAGAACGCTGCCGCGCCGCGGTCGTTATATCGCCTGCTGGGCGGTGATCTATCCGCTCACGGTGTGGCTGCTGATGTACGGCGGCTATTTTGGCCTTGAGCGCGTGGAGACCCGCCAGTGGGGCGGCCTGACGCTGACGCTGATCATTGCCTCTGTCGGCATCGCCGGCGCGCTGCCTTTGGGGATCCTGCTGGCGCTGGGCCGGCGCTCAAAAATGCCCGTGGTGCGCACGCTGTCGGTGATCTTTATTGAGTTCTGGCGTGGCGTCCCGCTGATCACCGTGCTGTTTATGTCTTCAGTCATGCTGCCGCTGTTTATGGCGGAAGGCACCACTATCGATAAACTGGTACGCGCGCTGGTTGGCGTCATCTTGTTCCAGTCGGCGTATGTGGCGGAAGTTGTGCGCGGCGGATTGCAGGCGCTGCCAAAAGGCCAGTACGAAGCCGCGGAATCGCTGGCGCTGGGCTACTGGAAAACGCAGGCGCTGGTGATTTTACCGCAGGCGCTCAAGCTCACTATTCCGGGCCTGGTGAATACCATAATTGCGCTGTTCAAAGATACCAGCCTGGTGATCATCATCGGCCTGTTTGATCTGTTCAGTAGCGTGCAGCAGGCCACTGTCGATCCCACCTGGCTGGGAATGTCGACAGAGGGCTATGTCTTTGCCGCACTGGTCTACTGGATTTTCTGTTTTAGCATGTCGCGCTATAGCCAGTATCTGGAGAAGCGCTTTCACACCGGGCGTAAATCGCACTGA
- a CDS encoding amino acid ABC transporter ATP-binding protein, producing the protein MTQTMTNAANAMMITLENVNKWYGQFHVLKDINLQVKPRERIVLCGPSGSGKSTTIRCINHLEAHQQGRIVVDGIHLNDDVRNIERVRTEVGMVFQHFNLFPHLTVLQNCTLAPVWVRKMPKKEAEDLAMHYLQRVRIAEHAHKFPGQLSGGQQQRVAIARSLCMKPKIMLFDEPTSALDPEMVKEVLDTMIGLAEDGMTMLCVTHEMGFARTVADRVIFMDRGEIVEMAPPQEFFANPRSERTRAFLSQVIH; encoded by the coding sequence ATGACACAAACTATGACAAATGCCGCTAACGCGATGATGATTACGCTGGAAAACGTGAATAAGTGGTACGGGCAATTTCATGTCCTGAAAGACATCAACCTGCAGGTAAAACCACGTGAGCGCATTGTGCTGTGCGGCCCTTCCGGCTCCGGCAAATCCACGACCATCCGCTGCATCAACCATCTGGAAGCGCATCAGCAGGGACGTATTGTAGTAGATGGCATCCACCTGAATGACGATGTACGGAATATTGAACGCGTGCGAACCGAAGTCGGGATGGTGTTTCAGCACTTCAACTTATTCCCTCACCTGACCGTGCTGCAGAACTGCACGCTGGCACCGGTGTGGGTGCGTAAAATGCCGAAGAAAGAGGCTGAAGACCTGGCAATGCACTATCTGCAGCGTGTGCGCATTGCTGAGCATGCGCATAAGTTTCCCGGCCAGCTTTCAGGCGGGCAGCAGCAACGCGTGGCCATTGCCCGATCGCTGTGCATGAAGCCAAAAATTATGCTGTTCGACGAGCCGACTTCGGCACTGGATCCGGAAATGGTAAAAGAGGTGCTCGATACCATGATTGGTCTGGCAGAAGATGGCATGACGATGCTGTGCGTGACGCACGAAATGGGCTTTGCCCGGACGGTGGCAGACCGGGTGATCTTTATGGATCGCGGAGAGATTGTTGAAATGGCGCCCCCGCAGGAGTTCTTCGCTAACCCGCGCTCTGAACGCACTCGCGCTTTTCTGTCGCAGGTCATTCACTGA